Part of the Prunus dulcis chromosome 8, ALMONDv2, whole genome shotgun sequence genome is shown below.
CCAACGTATTAAGAAAATTGCAGACCTCACAGATTGTTGCCTTCTTTTAAAAGTTAACAACTTGGTTATATATTCACTGCTAGTTGCTAGCCTTCACTTATTGGTTCATAAACCCTAATTCTTTTCCATGTTAGTTCCTTCGACTTtaacatatatatgtgtgtgtgtgtgtgtgtgtgtgtgtgtgtgtgtgtgtgtgtctctGTATGGATGTATGGTATGGATGGAGCAGCTAAGAAAGTAAATTACAATATGGGCCAGTGCTTTTGCAAAATGTCTATTGGAGACCAAATGCAAATGCAAATAAAGCAATGGCCGCCATGGTCCGATCTTCCTCCTGATCTTGCGTCAAACATAGCAGAGCATCTAGGCCCCATCGAGCTTCTGAGTTTCCGGAGCGTCTGCAAGTCTTGGAACTCTGCTTCTTCCACTGCCTCAGCTAAAATTGAATCCACACGAGACTTTGAACCCTGCTTTCTACTGTATGCTGAGGATTCTTATCATAATTGCCGGTTGGTCACAGAAAGTGGTAAGAAGTTCTCCGTGAGAATTCCAGAACTGGACGGAACAACTTGCCTTGCATCGAACCAAGGATGGCTTCTTTTGTTCAAGAAACAAGGTCATGAAGGTGAAGCTGTTGGTAATTGTGGTGGTGCTTCATCAATGTTCTTCTTTCGGCCcttctccaaaacaaaaatagaccTTCCGGGATGCCCTTTCTTGGAGCTCTCTGATCATGTTGCAGCATTTTCGTGTGCTCCAACTTCCCGGGATTGCACAGTTTCTGTCATAAATCGCGTCAATGATTATGAACTGACGCTGCATTTACTTCACCGCGGAGCCAAGGAATGGTTCCAATATGACATTCCTTGTTCAGGAATCGGTACAATCAATTGCGCTGTTTACCACACTGAAAAACAAGAATTCTACTTTTTCGACCATACAGACCGTGTGCTCATTATTGTATCTACTATTCATAAGCCACTAAGCTGGAGGTTTTCCAGAAGGTCTTCTGAGTATTCTGTGGGACTCAAGTCAGATTTCATTGTTTACGCTAGTTATTTCAAGAACACTGacatgaagaagaagctgGGGTTGCCAGATGATGCGGATGTTTCGTTTTCTACTTGTGGGACACAAAGGAAGTCTGGTGACCTGGACAGTTTCGTTTACTGTGAGAGCATTTCTGGCGATCGTGTTGAAGAATCCAAGAGCCGTCAACTCAAAGGGATATGGATCTACCCAAAATTCTGCCAAGTCCCTCCAAAAGAAGAGGCTTGGTGAATTTGCTTCATCACTGCTTTTTGCTCTTTAATTTATTCCTTTCCTTTCCTAGCTAGTAATATTCTTGTCTTTATTTCAGTTTACTATTGGTACACTTTGATGTAGTGCTCAATTGGTTTTGCTTATAACGTAGTTCTTTGGGTTTTGCTTCAATTTTCTTACATGTAGCTTCCTATGAATTTGCAACAAAttctataataatatttaCCATGATAAAAGAATTTGGTTGTTCTATCATCAAGATTCAAATCCTTCCAAAAACAGAGTTTGCAATACTAGGCAAgccttttgttttcaattttgttcttcttttgttgctgaagttttttttttttttttttttcctttttattaaataaaattttaaaatctttttttccttttgttgctGGCTAACGgggtttgaattttgtttcaatCTTCAAGATGGGATTTTCATCCTGAATtaccaaaagaaatatttaCAATTTTAGATTGTAAATCAAAAGGGCATTTGGTCTAGTGGTATGATTCTCGCTTAGGGTGCGAGAGGTCCCGAGTTCAATTCTCGGAATGCCCCTGGTTCTTagatatttttttgtatttttccttctttcacTTTGGCATGTGAAACGGGATGTCGTTTAAAACACCTCCGAGAGTTCCACCCACACCGGGGCACTTTTATGATTTTATCCTTCTTTTgcttcactctctctcctcttattttctttcttcgtTCATTATTTGTCTTCATCTGCACTACTTCTGGGCAAgccttttgttttcaattacCTATGTTCACTCGTTTTTGTTGGCTGACGGAGCTGTTGAGCACTAGAGGTGGTGGGGGTAAAGAGTACAGCCGATGGCTATACtccttaaatatatttttcatctcaCGAGTATACCGCACGGCTTTACTCTGTAAACACGAGCAGTCTAGCTATGCGGCTCTACTCCTTAAggaaagtatagccgcgcgacTGTACTTCTTCGCGCAGCTATACTCCTTAAATTTATTGGGTATATAGCCGCGCGGCCCTACtccttaaatttattttttgattaaGGGGGTACCAATGCTTTCGAATTGGAGCTGCGTGTTCTCAACCGCGGAGCCAATGAATGAATTCCACACCGTCTTCAGTTAGGAGAATTCTACTTTTGCGACGAAGGAGACAAGTTGGGAACCTACACTGGAAGTGGTAACTTTTGCCTGATTCCTGGTGGGCCACCATTAGCAGCTGAAGTTGAATGTATACCGTTGATAGAGGAAAGGGAATATTTGGAAACAAAGAAGGTGGAGAGGCAGCTGGCTGTTGGATTGTTGTTTTCAATGAGAAACGTTtctcatccaatccaatagCCCCCGTAATTTTAAAGGGGTTTGGATCCACCCAAGATTCTGTCAAATCTCCTGGTGGGCCACCATTAGCAGCTGAAGTTGAATGTATACCGTTGATAGAGGAAAGGGAATATTTGGAAACAAAGAAGGTGGAGAGGCAGCTGGCTGTTGGATTGTTGTTTTCAATGAGAAACGTTtctcatccaatccaatagCCCCCGTAATTTTAAAGGGGTTTGGATCCACCCAAGATTCTGTCAAATCTCCCCAATTCATCAGACTTTTGTTATTATCTTCTTTGCTGTGCATTTCTAGAATTAACCctgaaactgaaaattatGACAGGGACTAGTTTCAATAAACATTGTTCAAGAATGGCTAACTACAATAATTATCCTTCAAGGttgattaatttttaaaagattttgTCGTATAGTCCTCCACTCCAATCCAACCCCAGATTCCCCAGATTTTGTTGTTGACACTACTATATTGAcattaaacaaaatttcagaccacaaaaagaaaaaaagaaaaaatattgatgCAACGGGCCCACACGTTGCCGGCCGTGTAAGATGCTTTCTTACATCCTCCTTGTCGGTCCAACCATGTTCAACAATTGGCCGATAGAAATAAGAAACAAGAACCACcacatcttcttcaacaaaacaaaccatgtTCAGGGTTGCATTAAGGTTTGCTTCTCTTaccttttgattttgatatctATGCAGACAGACAGAAATCATTTCAAAGTGCTGGGATTTTTTTTCGCTTTGGTTttcttgggtttttctttttttgt
Proteins encoded:
- the LOC117638680 gene encoding F-box protein At1g49360-like, which translates into the protein MYGMDGAAKKVNYNMGQCFCKMSIGDQMQMQIKQWPPWSDLPPDLASNIAEHLGPIELLSFRSVCKSWNSASSTASAKIESTRDFEPCFLLYAEDSYHNCRLVTESGKKFSVRIPELDGTTCLASNQGWLLLFKKQGHEGEAVGNCGGASSMFFFRPFSKTKIDLPGCPFLELSDHVAAFSCAPTSRDCTVSVINRVNDYELTLHLLHRGAKEWFQYDIPCSGIGTINCAVYHTEKQEFYFFDHTDRVLIIVSTIHKPLSWRFSRRSSEYSVGLKSDFIVYASYFKNTDMKKKLGLPDDADVSFSTCGTQRKSGDLDSFVYCESISGDRVEESKSRQLKGIWIYPKFCQVPPKEEAW